Proteins encoded by one window of Vitis vinifera cultivar Pinot Noir 40024 chromosome 10, ASM3070453v1:
- the LOC100252735 gene encoding microtubule-associated protein 70-5: MVDYKELVGGGGDELSLAHSDPIVLEFNRLQNQLKEKDRELGVASSEIKALRATIVLKDKALEQFRNEVNKLDERLGVIENLLKQKDLEIKKLTSEKKDALAAQFAAEAALRRVHANQKDDDTVPIEDVIAPLEADIKMYKIEIGRLQEDNKALERHIKSKESALLEAERILRSALERALIVEEVQNQNFELKRQIEICQEENKILDKTNRQKVLEVEKLSQTIQELEEAILAGGVAANAIRDYRRQISELNEEKRTLERELARVKVSANRVATVVANEWKDENDKVMPIKQWLEERRLLQAETQRLRDKLAISERTAKAEAQLKDKLKLRLKTLEEGLKQVSSFSENPYLSCRSPKPEKSNHILGFLSGNGGLKRRSTSQPRGSCIGKTSPLMPPNVENGAADAAGELKGVNSLKKKYASGENMLRKSLWASRSKVADIGGKENTEMKSNTDMHIDKFNNDTAVSADAKIKGGAKEETQNVGSAGFDSEDMVSAFLYDRLQREVINLRKSCEVKNNTLTAKDDEIKMLMRKVDALSKAIEVESKKIKREAAAREKEAISTKADENKKIRNTDSSKRRVAKASS, from the exons ATGGTGGATTATAAGGAACTTGTGGGAGGAGGAGGAGACGAGCTTTCTCTTGCTCATTCAGACCCTATTGTGTTGGAGTTCAACCGTTTGCAGAACCAACTCaaag AAAAGGATAGGGAGTTGGGAGTTGCTTCCAGTGAAATCAAGGCTCTGAGAGCGACAATAGTCCTGAAGGATAAGGCTTTAGAACAG TTCAGAAATGAAGTGAATAAATTGGATGAGAGGCTTGGAGTCATCGAGAATCTTCTCAAACAGAAG GATCTTGAAATCAAGAAACTAACGAGTGAAAAGAAAGATGCGTTGGCTGCACAATTTGCTGCTGAAGCAGCTCTTAGAAGGGTTCATGCAAATCAGAAGGACGATGATACTGTTCCTATTGAGGATGTCATTGCCCCTCTTGAAGCTGATATTAAGATGTATAAAATTGAG ATTGGAAGACTACAGGAAGATAACAAGGCTCTGGAGCGCCACATAAAGTCAAAGGAGTCGGCTTTGCTTGAAGCAGAGAGGATTTTGAGAAGTGCTTTGGAAAGGGCTTTAATAGTAGAAGAAGTTCAAAACCAGAACTTTGAGTTGAAGAGACAGATTGAGATCTGCCAG GAGGAGAACAAAATCCTTGATAAGACCAACCGTCAAAAGGTTTTAGAGGTTGAAAAGCTTAGCCAAACCATTCAGGAACTTGAGGAGGCCATTCTAGCTGGTGGGGTGGCAGCCAATGCCATTCGTGACTATAGGCGACAGATATCTGAACTAAAT GAGGAGAAGAGGACTCTGGAAAGGGAGTTGGCAAGAGTTAAAGTTTCAGCCAACCGAGTTGCAACTGTGGTTGCTAATGAGTGGAAGGATGAGAATGACAAAGTTATGCCTATTAAGCAATGGCTTGAAGAGAGAAGGCTACTTCAG GCTGAGACGCAGCGGTTAAGAGACAAACTAGCTATATCAGAGAGAACAGCCAAGGCAGAAGCACAATTGAAA GATAAATTGAAGTTGAGACTAAAGACATTAGAGGAAGGCTTAAAGCAAGTGTCAAGTTTCTCAGAGAATCCTTACCTGTCCTGTCGATCCCCAAAACCCGAAAAGTCCAATCACATTTTGGGGTTCCTATCAGGTAATGGTGGACTAAAAAGGAGATCTACATCACAGCCAAGGGGTTCCTGCATAGGTAAAACCTCTCCTTTGATGCCGccaaatgtagaaaatggagCAGCCGATGCTGCTGGAGAACTGAAAGGAGTGAATAGCTTGAAAAAGAAATATGCCTCAGGGGAAAATATGCTGAGAAAAAGTTTATGGGCATCAAGAAGTAAAGTTGCTGATATTGGTGGAAAGGAAAACACAGAAATGAAGTCAAATACTGACATGCATATTGATAAGTTCAACAATGATACAGCAGTTTCAGCAGATGCCAAAATTAAAGGTGGTGCTAAAGAAGAGACACAAAATGTTGGAAGTGCTGGTTTTGATAGTGAAGATATGGTTTCAGCTTTTCTATACGATCGGCTTCAGAGAGAAGTCATCAACTTAAGGAAGTCCTGTGAGGTGAAGAACAATACTTTGACTGCTAAAGATGATGAAATCAAG ATGCTCATGAGGAAAGTTGATGCACTGAGTAAAGCCATCGAAGTAGAGTCTAAGAAGATAAAGAGAGAAGCAGCAGCCAGGGAAAAGGAAGCAATATCAACCAAGGCAGATGAGAACAAAAAGATTAGAAACACAGACTCTTCCAAAAG GAGGGTTGCTAAAGCATCATCTTGA
- the LOC132252624 gene encoding uncharacterized protein LOC132252624: MVLKVDLGCKRCYRKIKKLLCKFPEIQDQTFIEKEDTVRIKVVCCCPEKIRTKLICKGGHSIKSIEVITPVNPKLPADKPKKTGENQKPAEGNPNKTDDQKPQQKKKPQQSPEYPTGVCCKSCYEGRRGGPCYHEYGIPHQPPSYDGYIRLVPSYDGWASGCRCDRSYGCRCEIVIEENPTCTIL, encoded by the exons ATGGTGCTGAAGGTTGATCTAGGGTGTAAACGCTGCTACAGGAAGATCAAGAAACTGCTCTGTAAATTTCCTG AAATACAAGATCAGACTTTCATTGAGAAGGAAGACACCGTGAGAATCAAAGTAGTATGCTGCTGCCCTGAGAAAATCAGAACGAAGCTTATCTGCAAAGGTGGCCATTCCATCAAGAGTATCGAGGTTATAACACCCGTGAATCCAAAACTTCCAGCTGACAAGCCAAAAAAGACTGGCGAGAATCAAAAACCTGCAGAAGGCAACCCAAATAAGACTGATGATCAGAAGCCACAGCAAAAGAAAAAGCCACAGCAATCACCAGAATATCCGACTGGAGTGTGCTGTAAGTCATGCTATGAGGGACGTCGTGGTGGCCCCTGCTACCATGAATATGGAATTCCGCACCAACCACCATCTTATGATGGATATATAAGGCTAGTGCCATCCTATGATGGCTGGGCTTCTGGGTGTCGCTGTGACAGAAGCTATGGTTGCCGCTGTGAAATCGTTATTGAAGAAAATCCCACATGCACCATCCTGTGA
- the LOC104878152 gene encoding uncharacterized protein LOC104878152: MGGALVIARLQAVEWMMKVNARYGFSAVTAFLAINYLDKLISSLHSQRDKPWMIQLAAVTCLSLAAKVEETQVSLLLGLQVEDNEYAFEAKTIQRMDFLAEVAERLKRKTKSGGEVHVASDSPKASSVDEQVRTEANDAVASDSQDLTIEGKIETAPADDLVKSDFTLSERISCDTKSAPVDEVYNSVLETTPVGDSVKPYVSLSEEVIFDAKGVPGEEAYKSTVETAFVVDLVKPEMSVSGEVICVTDSAPLGNSVADFVSDTNTAMKR, from the exons ATGGGTGGTGCTCTCGTTATTGCTCGGCTTCAAGCCGTGGAGTGGATGATGAAGGTCAATGCCCGTTACGGATTCTCAGCAGTAACTGCGTTTCTCGCCATTAACTACTTGGATAAGCTCATTTCAAGTCTCCATTCTCAAAGAGATAAGCCATGGATGATCCAGCTAGCAGCTGTGACTTGTCTCTCCTTGGCTGCCAAGGTGGAGGAGACCCAAGTGTCTCTCCTCTTAGGCCTGCAAGTGGAGGACAACGAGTATGCGTTTGAAGCGAAAACAATTCAGAGAATGGATTTTCTG GCTGAAGTGGCagaaagattaaaaagaaagacTAAATCTGGGGGTGAGGTTCATGTAGCCTCTGATTCACCAAAAGCTTCTAGTGTTGATGAACAAGTGAGAACTGAGGCAAATGATGCTGTAGCTTCTGATTCTCAAGATTTGACAATTGAAGGAAAGATTGAAACTGCCCCTGCTGATGATTTGGTTAAGTCAGATTTTACTTTGTCTGAAAGGATATCTTGTGATACCAAGAGTGCACCAGTGGATGAGGTTTATAATTCAGTTTTGGAAACTACCCCTGTTGGTGATTCAGTTAAGCCATATGTTTCTTTGTCTGAAGAGGTGATTTTTGATGCCAAAGGTGTGCCAGGTGAGGAGGCTTATAAGTCTACTGTGGAGACTGCTTTCGTTGTTGATTTAGTTAAGCCAGAAATGTCTGTGTCTGGAGAGGTGATTTGTGTTACTGATAGTGCTCCACTTGGGAATTCAGTGGCTGATTTTGTTAGCGACACTAATACAGCCATGAAACGTTGA
- the LOC100259703 gene encoding pentatricopeptide repeat-containing protein At4g16390, chloroplastic has protein sequence MAYHLCSSPSSLCHDHHYLHNSLSFSRKSRLRSFNSFSFKPNSLSLHSRTFLQITHVSLEDPIPQETQKADASNPPNSQDPDRKTKSYIWVNPRSPRASKLRQHSYDARYASLVKIADSLDSCEATEEDVSQVLRCLGDKILEQDAVIVLNNMTNPETALLAFGFFRKRLKPSREVILYNVTLKVFRKCRNLDRAEKLFDEMLERGVKPDNITFSTIISCARVSSLPNKAVEWFEKMPEFGCHPDDVTYSAMIDAYGRAGNVDMALKLYDRARTEKWRIDPVTFSTLIRIYGMSGNFDGCLNVYEEMKALGVKPNLVIYNTLLDAMGRAKRPWQAKNIYKEMTNNGLQPSWGTYAALLRAYGRARYAEDALIVYKEMKEKGLELSVVLYNTLLAMCADVGYTEEAAAIFEDMKSSGNCMPDSWTFSSLITIYSCSGKVSEAEAMLNAMLEAGFEPNIFVLTSLIQCYGKANRTDEVVRTFDRLLELDITPDDRFCGCMLNVMTQSPKEELGKLIDCIDKANPKLGNVVKLLLEEQNGEGTFRKEASELFDSISADVKKAYCNCLIDLCVNLNLLEKACELFDLGLTLEIYIDIQSKSPTQWSLHLKSLSLGAALTALHIWMNDLSKAVEVGEELPAVLGINTGHGKHKYSDKGLASVFESHLKELNAPFHEAPDKVGWFLTTKVAATSWLESRSAPELVAV, from the coding sequence ATGGCTTACCATCTCTGCTCTTCGCCCTCCTCTCTCTGCCATGACCACCATTATCTCCACaactctctttctttctcacgGAAATCAAGGCTGAGAAGCTTCAATAGCTTCTCTTTCAAACCCAATTCTCTCTCACTTCACTCAAGAACCTTTCTCCAAATCACCCATGTCTCTTTAGAGGACCCAATTCCACAAGAAACCCAGAAGGCAGATGCCTCAAATCCACCAAATTCTCAAGACCCAGATAGGAAAACCAAAAGTTACATCTGGGTCAACCCCAGAAGCCCCAGAGCTTCGAAGCTTCGTCAACACTCGTATGATGCCAGGTATGCTTCTCTAGTGAAAATAGCCGATTCTTTGGACTCGTGTGAGGCCACTGAGGAAGATGTTTCTCAGGTTTTGAGGTGTTTAGGTGATAAGATATTAGAGCAGGACGCTGTGATTGTCCTCAACAACATGACGAACCCGGAAACGGCACTTCTTGCTTTTGGTTTCTTTCGGAAGAGATTGAAACCGAGCAGAGAGGTGATTCTGTATAATGTGACCTTGAAGGTTTTTAGGAAGTGTAGGAACTTGGATAGAGCAGAGAAGCTGTTTGATGAAATGCTTGAGAGAGGAGTTAAGCCTGATAATATTACGTTTTCGACAATAATTAGCTGTGCTAGGGTTAGTTCTCTGCCCAATAAGGCTGTGGAGTGGTTTGAGAAGATGCCTGAATTCGGGTGTCATCCTGATGATGTTACCTACTCGGCCATGATCGATGCGTATGGACGAGCTGGCAATGTTGATATGGCATTGAAATTGTATGATCGTGCACGAACAGAAAAATGGAGGATTGATCCGGTGACATTCTCGACATTGATTAGAATTTATGGGATGTCAGGAAATTTTGATGGGTGCTTGAATGTGTATGAAGAGATGAAGGCTCTTGGAGTTAAGCCCAACTTGGTTATATATAATACTTTGTTGGATGCTATGGGAAGAGCCAAGAGACCTTGGCAGGCGAAGAATATTTACAAAGAGATGACCAACAATGGCCTCCAACCGAGTTGGGGAACTTATGCTGCCTTGTTACGGGCCTATGGCAGAGCACGCTATGCTGAAGACGCTCTTATTGTGTACAAAGAGATGAAGGAGAAGGGGTTGGAGTTGAGTGTGGTTCTTTATAATACTCTCTTAGCTATGTGTGCTGATGTTGGCTACACTGAAGAAGCTGCTGCAATTTTTGAAGATATGAAGAGTTCTGGGAATTGCATGCCAGACAGTTGGACATTTTCATCATTGATTACCATATATTCCTGTAGTGGGAAGGTCTCAGAGGCAGAAGCCATGTTGAATGCAATGTTGGAAGCAGGTTTTGAGCCTAATATCTTTGTTTTGACATCACTTATTCAATGCTATGGGAAAGCCAATCGTACAGATGAGGTTGTTAGGACATTTGACCGGCTTTTGGAATTAGACATAACTCCAGATGATCGTTTCTGTGGTTGTATGTTGAATGTGATGACCCAAAGTCCTAAGGAAGAACTTGGTAAGCTCATTGACTGCATTGACAAGGCTAACCCAAAGCTTGGTAATGTGGTGAAACTTTTGCTGGAGGAGCAAAATGGGGAAGGGACTTTTAGAAAAGAAGCATCTGAACTCTTTGATTCCATTAGCGCTGATGTAAAGAAGGCTTACTGCAATTGCTTAATTGATCTGTGTGTCAACCTCAATCTGTTGGAGAAAGCTTGTGAGCTGTTTGACCTGGGGCTTACACTTGAGATATACATAGATATACAGTCTAAATCACCAACCCAATGGTCTTTACATTTGAAGAGCCTCTCCCTTGGGGCAGCTTTGACTGCGTTGCACATTTGGATGAATGACTTGTCCAAAGCAGTGGAGGTTGGGGAGGAGCTTCCGGCAGTGCTTGGAATCAACACTGGACATGGAAAACACAAATACTCAGACAAAGGTTTAGCGAGTGTCTTTGAGTCCCATTTGAAGGAACTAAATGCACCATTTCATGAGGCCCCAGATAAGGTTGGCTGGTTTCTAACAACAAAGGTTGCAGCCACATCATGGTTGGAGTCTAGAAGTGCACCTGAACTAGTTGCTGTTTAG